A genomic segment from Myxococcota bacterium encodes:
- a CDS encoding NADPH-dependent FMN reductase — translation MAEGMRIVALSGSARRASFNTALLRATAALLAPPHALEVRTIAGIPLYDGDLEQERGIPDSVAALKDAIAGADGLVIATPEYNHSLPGPLKNAIDWCSRPTGDIERVFGGRPVALCGATMGTGATALAQAAWLPVLRRLGVRPWTGGQLAVSTAHEAFDEAGAFRDAATRARAERFANGFAAFCAACARAEAAPEAR, via the coding sequence ATGGCGGAGGGAATGCGGATCGTGGCGCTCTCGGGAAGCGCGCGACGCGCGTCGTTCAACACCGCGCTGCTGCGCGCGACGGCCGCGCTCCTCGCGCCGCCGCACGCGCTCGAGGTGCGCACGATCGCGGGCATCCCGCTCTACGACGGCGACCTCGAGCAGGAGCGCGGCATCCCGGACTCCGTCGCGGCGCTGAAGGACGCGATCGCGGGCGCGGACGGGCTCGTGATCGCGACGCCCGAGTACAACCACTCGCTGCCGGGCCCGCTCAAGAACGCGATCGACTGGTGCTCGCGCCCGACGGGTGACATCGAGCGCGTGTTCGGCGGCCGGCCCGTCGCGCTCTGCGGCGCGACGATGGGCACGGGCGCGACGGCGCTCGCGCAGGCCGCGTGGCTCCCCGTCCTGCGCCGCCTCGGCGTCCGCCCGTGGACGGGAGGTCAGCTCGCCGTGTCGACGGCGCACGAGGCCTTCGACGAGGCGGGCGCGTTCCGGGACGCGGCGACGCGCGCGCGCGCCGAGCGCTTCGCGAACGGCTTCGCGGCGTTCTGCGCCGCATGCGCGCGGGCGGAAGCGGCGCCGGAGGCTCGTTAG
- a CDS encoding SGNH/GDSL hydrolase family protein yields MHVARAFAPLVAAALLAVVGLPRCASAQALAHALVASPRLVVLAGDSITEGVLEDATLAIPASAKPAERVCWQRLCFAEQVRDGLERAASEGRIAPTELVNRGIGGATSRDWDPRDYAVDDVHYLFNGTIYGPQPLFRNIPAADVVVHYVGTNDAVAFFEAGPPLEAEEYAEHLVRFAATLRARGVEHVLIAVPPVPPAWSALAQGERMRDYGEAVRRACRALVAPARLDRCLLDLARDFPSDGFAPGAIHPTAAGHAFIARRYVEALVGVLREEGAPEGAARPRSSASGRERRARGGGSPGPGRRGAAAR; encoded by the coding sequence ATGCACGTCGCGCGGGCGTTCGCGCCCCTCGTCGCCGCCGCCCTCCTCGCGGTCGTCGGCCTTCCCCGCTGCGCGAGCGCGCAGGCGCTCGCCCACGCGCTCGTCGCGTCGCCGCGCCTCGTCGTGCTCGCGGGCGATTCGATCACCGAGGGCGTCCTCGAGGACGCGACGCTCGCGATCCCCGCCTCCGCGAAGCCCGCCGAGCGCGTGTGCTGGCAGCGCCTGTGCTTCGCCGAGCAGGTGCGCGACGGGCTCGAGCGCGCGGCGTCCGAGGGGCGGATCGCGCCGACCGAGCTCGTGAACCGCGGCATCGGCGGCGCGACGTCGCGCGACTGGGACCCGCGCGACTACGCGGTCGACGACGTGCACTACCTGTTCAACGGCACGATCTACGGCCCGCAGCCGCTCTTCCGCAACATCCCGGCGGCCGACGTCGTCGTGCACTACGTCGGCACGAACGACGCCGTCGCGTTCTTCGAAGCGGGCCCGCCGCTCGAGGCCGAGGAGTACGCCGAGCACCTCGTGCGATTCGCCGCGACGCTGCGCGCGCGCGGCGTCGAGCACGTGCTGATCGCGGTGCCGCCCGTGCCGCCGGCGTGGTCGGCGCTCGCACAGGGCGAGCGCATGCGCGACTACGGCGAAGCCGTCCGCCGCGCCTGCCGCGCGCTCGTCGCGCCCGCGCGCCTCGACCGCTGCCTCCTCGACCTGGCGCGCGACTTCCCGAGCGACGGCTTCGCCCCCGGCGCCATCCACCCGACGGCCGCCGGGCACGCCTTCATCGCGCGCCGCTACGTCGAGGCGCTCGTGGGCGTGCTGCGGGAGGAGGGCGCGCCGGAGGGGGCGGCCAGGCCGCGCTCCTCTGCGAGCGGGCGCGAGCGCCGTGCGCGCGGCGGCGGCTCGCCGGGCCCCGGGCGTCGCGGCGCCGCCGCTCGTTAG
- a CDS encoding phosphatase PAP2 family protein, which produces MRWRERMAAEVPAKVAVWLGLAVGICVPYFALQRVDAFARQSVPVTPIDRWVAFEPAWIGAYVSLALLVPLAPLLAARRDELARYARGLALLCAVCFAIFLVFPVLGPRPDAAPTGGLYAWIVSVDRPANSMPSLHAGLTVYSLLFAGRVLRGGAHRTPSLAVRAAGLGWGALILFSTLATKQHWLVDLPAGALVAWAAHASAWRGADERGATRLA; this is translated from the coding sequence ATGCGATGGCGCGAGCGGATGGCGGCCGAGGTGCCCGCGAAGGTCGCCGTCTGGCTCGGACTCGCGGTCGGAATCTGCGTGCCGTACTTCGCGCTCCAGCGCGTCGACGCGTTCGCGCGGCAGAGCGTGCCGGTGACGCCGATCGACCGCTGGGTCGCGTTCGAGCCCGCGTGGATCGGCGCCTACGTCTCGCTCGCGCTGCTCGTTCCGCTCGCGCCGCTGCTCGCCGCCCGGCGCGACGAGCTCGCGCGCTACGCGCGCGGCCTCGCGCTCCTGTGCGCCGTCTGCTTCGCGATCTTCCTCGTGTTCCCGGTGCTCGGGCCGCGACCCGACGCCGCGCCGACCGGCGGCCTCTACGCGTGGATCGTCTCCGTCGACCGGCCGGCGAACTCGATGCCGTCGCTGCACGCGGGGCTCACCGTCTACTCGCTGCTGTTCGCGGGCCGCGTGCTGCGCGGGGGAGCGCATCGGACGCCGTCCCTGGCCGTTCGCGCGGCGGGCCTCGGCTGGGGCGCGCTCATCCTCTTCTCGACGCTGGCGACGAAGCAGCACTGGCTCGTCGACCTGCCGGCCGGCGCGCTCGTGGCCTGGGCCGCGCACGCTTCGGCGTGGCGCGGCGCCGACGAGCGCGGCGCTACGCGGCTCGCGTGA
- a CDS encoding prolipoprotein diacylglyceryl transferase encodes MLPYIEHPTLRVGAVELQAFWVLVGIAIVVEFQIVLRRAPRFGIDRLTTSTLLGWAIGLGIAGAHVFDVLFYFPERLRDDPLELLRFWGSLSSFGGMVGGLLGLWIVMILRGMAPRDMLRFVDCLIFALPFTLAIGRLGCGLQHDHLGVSSTHWLAVRFPDGPRFDLGLLEFFWVALVAAAFVGLDRRRWPDGFWIGAFFALYGPVRFALDALRTGDVRYLGWTPAQYLSIAATAAGCAWLAVLLARARGVTRAA; translated from the coding sequence GTGCTTCCCTACATCGAACATCCCACGCTCCGCGTCGGCGCGGTCGAGCTGCAGGCCTTCTGGGTGCTCGTCGGCATCGCGATCGTCGTCGAGTTCCAGATCGTCCTGCGGCGCGCGCCGCGCTTCGGCATCGACCGGCTCACGACCTCGACGCTGCTCGGCTGGGCGATCGGCCTCGGAATCGCCGGCGCGCACGTGTTCGACGTGCTCTTCTACTTCCCCGAGCGCCTGCGCGACGATCCGCTCGAGCTGCTGCGCTTCTGGGGGAGCCTGTCTTCGTTCGGCGGGATGGTGGGCGGCCTGCTCGGGCTGTGGATCGTGATGATCCTGCGCGGCATGGCGCCGCGCGACATGCTGCGCTTCGTCGACTGCCTGATCTTCGCGCTGCCCTTCACGCTCGCGATCGGGCGCCTCGGCTGCGGCCTGCAGCACGACCACCTCGGTGTCTCGTCGACGCACTGGCTCGCCGTGCGCTTCCCCGACGGCCCGCGCTTCGACCTCGGCCTGCTCGAGTTCTTCTGGGTCGCGCTCGTGGCCGCCGCCTTCGTCGGGCTCGACCGCCGGCGCTGGCCCGACGGGTTCTGGATCGGCGCGTTCTTCGCGCTCTACGGCCCCGTGCGCTTCGCGCTCGACGCGCTGCGGACGGGCGACGTCCGCTACCTCGGCTGGACGCCCGCCCAGTACCTCTCGATCGCCGCGACCGCGGCCGGCTGCGCGTGGCTCGCCGTGCTGCTCGCGCGCGCCCGCGGCGTCACGCGAGCCGCGTAG
- a CDS encoding nitroreductase family protein produces the protein MEDRVAERADELFGDDRARLGLYEALCTCRAIRRLRPDPVPDAALARVLRAATCAPSGGNAQPWRVVVVRDAARKRALGALFRDVWETYSQPGREAMARLPAPTRARGERAMAAGDELAARFADVPVVLAWVHDPRLLRRPGEEETQPQFLYGASLYPAVYAALLACRAEGLGGVLTTMTWRREEAVRAALEVPEPWRLHALVPIGVPRARGHGPLARKPLETMAFGERFGAPLALDAGAAVGGRVPA, from the coding sequence GTGGAGGATCGCGTCGCCGAGCGCGCCGACGAGCTCTTCGGCGACGACCGCGCGCGGCTCGGCCTGTACGAGGCGCTCTGCACCTGCCGCGCGATCCGCAGGCTCCGCCCCGACCCCGTCCCCGACGCCGCGCTCGCCCGCGTGCTGCGCGCGGCGACGTGTGCGCCGAGCGGCGGCAACGCGCAGCCCTGGCGCGTCGTCGTCGTGCGCGATGCCGCGCGCAAGCGCGCGCTCGGCGCGCTCTTCCGCGACGTCTGGGAGACCTACTCGCAGCCCGGACGCGAGGCGATGGCGCGCCTGCCCGCGCCGACGCGCGCGCGCGGCGAGCGCGCGATGGCCGCGGGCGACGAGCTCGCCGCGCGCTTCGCCGACGTGCCGGTCGTGCTCGCGTGGGTGCACGACCCGCGCCTGCTGCGCCGGCCGGGCGAGGAGGAGACGCAGCCGCAGTTCCTGTACGGCGCGTCGCTCTACCCCGCCGTGTACGCCGCGCTGCTCGCGTGCCGGGCCGAGGGGCTCGGCGGCGTGCTCACGACGATGACGTGGCGCCGCGAGGAGGCCGTGCGCGCGGCGCTCGAGGTGCCGGAGCCCTGGCGGCTCCACGCGCTCGTTCCGATCGGCGTTCCGCGCGCGCGCGGACACGGGCCCCTCGCGCGCAAGCCGCTCGAGACGATGGCCTTCGGCGAGCGGTTCGGCGCGCCGCTCGCGCTCGACGCGGGCGCGGCCGTCGGCGGTCGCGTGCCCGCCTAG
- a CDS encoding SDR family NAD(P)-dependent oxidoreductase — MRRFEGRNAIVTGASRGIGAATSERLAAEGANVLLVARTLDQHDHLAGSLRETAERCRKYGTRIEVLTADLADAESRAQVVPAALDAFAGRVDVLVNNAAAAMYALNADFPLKRRRVTFEVNVHAPVDLMQAVLPQMVERGEGWIVNLSSGSAPLVAGPPFDLPPAARTIGVYGASKAALNRLTNAFAAEFFGAGIRINTVEPRAAVLSEGAEVLVGEHLSADQIESMEAMVEAIVALCCCERARTGGVLESLALLDELGATVMTLDATRPYPGGQRPVRAD; from the coding sequence ATGCGACGATTCGAAGGGCGGAACGCGATCGTGACGGGGGCGAGCCGCGGCATCGGCGCGGCGACGAGCGAGCGGCTCGCGGCCGAGGGCGCCAACGTGCTGCTCGTCGCCCGCACGCTCGACCAGCACGACCACCTCGCCGGCAGCCTGCGCGAGACGGCCGAGCGCTGCCGGAAGTACGGAACGCGCATCGAGGTGCTCACGGCCGACCTCGCCGACGCGGAGAGCCGCGCACAGGTCGTACCGGCCGCGCTCGACGCCTTCGCCGGGCGCGTCGACGTGCTCGTCAACAACGCGGCCGCCGCCATGTACGCCCTGAACGCCGACTTCCCGCTGAAGCGCCGCCGCGTCACGTTCGAGGTCAACGTCCACGCGCCCGTCGACCTCATGCAGGCCGTGCTGCCGCAGATGGTCGAGCGCGGCGAGGGCTGGATCGTGAACCTCTCGAGCGGGAGCGCGCCGCTCGTCGCGGGCCCTCCGTTCGACCTGCCGCCCGCGGCGCGCACGATCGGCGTCTACGGCGCGAGCAAGGCCGCGCTCAACCGGCTCACCAACGCGTTCGCGGCCGAGTTCTTTGGCGCGGGCATCCGCATCAACACCGTCGAGCCGCGCGCGGCCGTGCTCAGCGAGGGCGCCGAGGTGCTCGTCGGCGAGCACCTCTCCGCGGACCAGATCGAGTCGATGGAGGCGATGGTCGAGGCGATCGTCGCGCTCTGCTGCTGCGAGCGCGCGCGCACGGGCGGCGTGCTCGAGAGCCTCGCGCTGCTCGACGAGCTCGGCGCGACCGTCATGACACTCGATGCGACGCGCCCCTACCCGGGCGGCCAGCGCCCCGTCCGCGCCGACTAG
- a CDS encoding sulfotransferase, with protein MPFHVRQFVRIFRRAFSEPMTPRRRRVVWTLFLAVPALALVNSLCLALDHVLFPGFRRVRVRAPLFVIGHARSGTTLLHELLGADEAFSWFMAYELFLPSLVQKKLLRAVGRFDRARLGGRLEARVRAWQDRVFAKGRQMHPMDLLGPEEDEFLLSLTLYSATAGVVFPNLEAMRPFTRFDVALDARTRRKVMRFYRGCVQRQLYLNGPEKTHLSKNPLFSGKVESLIEAFPDARFAILVRNPFETIPSIQKMMLRNYKASGTAPELIENALRIVGENSLFSYRYPFDTLAKHAATRATAVRYERLVADPAGAMRQVYDELGLEVGPSSLAAMERAAAHARAYKPSHDYALSEVGLAPAEIRRALAPLFERFGWPGPDGPPPAATAQRADARANEETRP; from the coding sequence ATGCCCTTCCACGTCCGCCAGTTCGTCCGCATCTTCCGCCGCGCGTTCTCGGAGCCGATGACGCCGCGCCGGCGCAGGGTCGTGTGGACGCTCTTCCTCGCGGTGCCGGCGCTCGCGCTCGTGAACTCGCTGTGCCTCGCGCTCGATCACGTGCTCTTCCCGGGCTTCCGGCGCGTGCGCGTGCGCGCGCCGCTCTTCGTCATCGGCCACGCGCGCAGCGGCACGACGCTGCTGCACGAGCTGCTCGGCGCGGACGAGGCGTTCAGCTGGTTCATGGCCTACGAGCTCTTCCTGCCGTCGCTCGTGCAGAAGAAGCTCCTGCGCGCCGTCGGCCGCTTCGATCGCGCGCGGCTCGGCGGGCGGCTCGAGGCGCGCGTGCGCGCGTGGCAGGACCGCGTCTTCGCGAAGGGCCGCCAGATGCACCCGATGGACCTGCTCGGCCCCGAGGAGGACGAGTTCCTCCTCTCGCTCACGCTCTACTCGGCGACCGCGGGCGTCGTGTTCCCGAACCTCGAGGCCATGCGCCCGTTCACCCGCTTCGACGTCGCGCTCGACGCGCGCACGCGCCGCAAGGTGATGCGCTTCTATCGCGGCTGCGTGCAGCGTCAGCTCTACCTGAACGGGCCGGAGAAGACGCACCTCAGCAAGAATCCGCTGTTCTCGGGCAAGGTCGAGAGCCTGATCGAGGCGTTCCCGGACGCGCGCTTCGCGATCCTCGTGCGCAACCCGTTCGAGACGATCCCGAGCATCCAGAAGATGATGCTGCGCAACTACAAGGCCTCGGGCACCGCGCCGGAGCTGATCGAGAACGCGTTGCGCATCGTCGGGGAGAACTCGCTCTTCTCCTATCGCTATCCGTTCGACACGCTCGCGAAGCACGCGGCCACGCGCGCGACGGCGGTGCGCTACGAGCGGCTCGTCGCCGACCCGGCGGGCGCGATGCGGCAGGTGTACGACGAGCTCGGCCTCGAGGTCGGCCCGTCGTCGCTCGCGGCGATGGAGCGCGCGGCCGCGCACGCGCGCGCGTACAAGCCGTCGCACGACTACGCGCTCTCGGAGGTCGGGCTCGCGCCGGCGGAGATCCGGCGCGCGCTCGCGCCGCTCTTCGAGCGGTTCGGCTGGCCCGGCCCCGATGGGCCGCCCCCCGCGGCGACCGCGCAGCGCGCGGATGCCCGCGCGAACGAGGAGACCCGACCGTGA
- a CDS encoding alpha/beta hydrolase produces the protein MRTSSAILGLALACACAASARAESVETPIGRFAYTLRGEGAPLVVLEAGLGDGADVWERVLDPVARTARVLAYDRIGHGESRAACGARGGARSGARVVRELRALLFALALEPPYVLVGHSLGGQYVELFARAHPEEVAGVVLVDARHVDFARRCEERGVSGCEMSWLARLFLPRAAAAEIRAAGRTEDELRAAGPFPPVPLRVLSAARRPRAEPGLRRAWADAQRDLARLSPRGAQETCADCGHYVQREAPERVVRAIASVLREAAAMRDAAARGAPGTPTSAPSGR, from the coding sequence ATGCGCACGAGCTCGGCGATCCTCGGCCTCGCGCTCGCCTGCGCGTGCGCGGCGTCCGCGCGCGCCGAGAGCGTCGAGACGCCCATCGGGCGCTTCGCGTACACGCTGCGGGGCGAGGGCGCGCCGCTCGTCGTGCTCGAAGCCGGGCTCGGCGACGGCGCCGACGTCTGGGAGCGCGTGCTCGACCCCGTGGCGCGCACCGCGCGCGTGCTCGCCTACGACCGCATCGGCCACGGCGAGAGCCGCGCCGCGTGCGGCGCGCGCGGCGGCGCGAGGAGCGGCGCACGCGTGGTGCGCGAGCTGCGCGCGCTGCTCTTTGCGCTCGCACTCGAGCCGCCCTACGTGCTCGTCGGGCACTCGCTCGGCGGCCAGTACGTCGAGCTCTTCGCGCGCGCGCATCCCGAGGAGGTCGCCGGCGTCGTGCTCGTCGACGCGCGCCACGTCGACTTCGCGCGCCGCTGCGAGGAGCGCGGCGTCTCGGGCTGCGAGATGTCGTGGCTGGCGCGGCTCTTCCTGCCCCGCGCCGCGGCGGCCGAGATCCGCGCGGCGGGCCGCACCGAGGACGAGCTGCGCGCCGCCGGGCCCTTCCCGCCCGTTCCACTGCGCGTGCTGTCGGCCGCGCGACGCCCGCGCGCGGAGCCCGGGCTGCGGCGCGCGTGGGCCGACGCGCAGCGCGACCTCGCGCGCCTGTCGCCCCGCGGCGCCCAGGAGACCTGCGCCGACTGCGGCCACTACGTGCAGCGCGAGGCGCCCGAGCGCGTCGTGCGCGCCATCGCCTCCGTGCTGCGGGAAGCGGCAGCGATGCGCGACGCGGCCGCGCGCGGCGCGCCGGGCACGCCGACGAGCGCTCCGTCCGGTCGTTAG
- a CDS encoding zinc-binding dehydrogenase, protein MSDASRLPETMRAWRVHAWGDEPTQALQLDTVPLPTPQAGELLVRAQVIPLNLNDLERINGKNMMVRPELPATPGMEVMGVVAAAGPGCEGSVGRRVVAMPKQATGGFAEYSICPAVSAFDMPEDVPLPDAGALYFPFHLAWLGLVDRAALAPGESVLVHAGAGGSGSAAIQIAKWRGAKVFATAGSAEKCALCRELGADVAIDYTAEDFLPVVLDATDGRGVDVVFDNVGEAVMDKSMSALAYDGRYCMMGFASDKRFVDEKLIVPRRISAGNFKLCGVLLSYADENVAKMMKRAMGWNFCPSSLGREITANVVDLVRAKKVKPVVGEVVGFEELPAAMTRMRDRRTTGRVLVTVG, encoded by the coding sequence ATGAGCGATGCGAGCCGACTTCCCGAGACGATGCGAGCGTGGCGCGTGCACGCGTGGGGCGACGAGCCGACGCAGGCGCTGCAGCTCGACACCGTGCCGCTGCCGACGCCGCAGGCGGGCGAGCTGCTCGTGCGCGCGCAGGTGATCCCGCTCAACCTGAACGACCTCGAGCGCATCAACGGCAAGAACATGATGGTGCGCCCCGAGCTGCCCGCGACGCCGGGCATGGAAGTGATGGGCGTCGTCGCCGCCGCGGGGCCGGGCTGCGAAGGCTCCGTCGGGCGGCGCGTCGTCGCGATGCCGAAGCAGGCCACCGGCGGCTTCGCCGAGTACTCGATCTGCCCCGCGGTGTCGGCCTTCGACATGCCCGAGGACGTGCCGCTCCCCGACGCGGGCGCGCTCTACTTCCCGTTCCACCTCGCGTGGCTCGGCCTCGTCGACCGCGCCGCGCTCGCACCGGGCGAGAGCGTGCTCGTCCACGCGGGAGCGGGCGGCTCCGGCTCGGCGGCGATCCAGATCGCGAAGTGGCGCGGGGCGAAGGTGTTCGCCACCGCCGGCAGCGCCGAGAAGTGCGCGCTCTGCCGCGAGCTCGGGGCGGACGTCGCGATCGACTACACGGCCGAGGACTTCCTCCCCGTCGTGCTCGACGCGACCGACGGCCGCGGCGTCGACGTCGTCTTCGACAACGTCGGCGAGGCCGTGATGGACAAGTCGATGAGCGCGCTCGCCTACGACGGGCGCTACTGCATGATGGGCTTCGCGTCCGACAAGCGCTTCGTCGACGAGAAGCTGATCGTGCCGCGGCGGATCTCGGCCGGGAACTTCAAGCTCTGCGGCGTCCTGCTCTCGTACGCGGACGAGAACGTCGCGAAGATGATGAAGCGCGCGATGGGCTGGAACTTCTGTCCGTCGTCGCTCGGGCGCGAGATCACCGCGAACGTCGTCGACCTCGTGCGCGCGAAGAAGGTGAAGCCCGTCGTCGGCGAGGTCGTGGGCTTCGAGGAGCTGCCCGCCGCGATGACGCGCATGCGCGACCGCCGGACGACCGGGCGGGTGCTCGTGACGGTCGGCTGA
- a CDS encoding pirin family protein — protein sequence MIQVRRAGERGHAQHGWLESFHTFSFAGYRDPRFQGFRALRVLNEDRVQPGRGFDPHGHRDMEILSYVVEGALAHRDDMGHGSVVRPGELQLMHAGTGITHSEYNASTTGLLHFLQIWIVPDARGLEPGYEQRAFPEAERRGALRLVASRDGADGSLRVHQDVAVLATLLAPGDDIAHALAPGRHAWLQVVRGALEVNGAAVAAGDGVALSDEPAVRIAAVDDAEVLLLDLA from the coding sequence ATGATCCAGGTCCGCAGGGCCGGCGAGCGCGGGCACGCGCAGCACGGCTGGCTCGAGAGCTTCCACACCTTCTCGTTCGCGGGCTATCGCGACCCGCGCTTCCAGGGCTTCCGAGCGCTGCGCGTGCTCAACGAGGATCGCGTCCAGCCGGGGCGCGGCTTCGATCCGCACGGGCACCGCGACATGGAGATCCTGAGCTACGTGGTCGAGGGCGCGCTCGCGCACCGCGACGACATGGGTCACGGCTCGGTCGTCCGGCCGGGCGAGCTGCAGCTCATGCACGCCGGCACCGGCATCACGCACAGCGAGTACAACGCGTCGACGACCGGGCTGCTGCACTTCCTGCAGATCTGGATCGTGCCCGACGCGCGCGGCCTCGAGCCCGGCTACGAGCAGCGCGCGTTCCCGGAGGCCGAGCGGCGCGGCGCGCTGCGGCTCGTCGCGTCGCGCGACGGCGCGGACGGCTCGCTGCGCGTGCACCAGGACGTCGCCGTCCTCGCGACGCTGCTGGCTCCGGGCGACGACATCGCGCACGCGCTCGCGCCCGGACGCCACGCGTGGCTGCAGGTCGTGCGCGGCGCGCTCGAGGTGAACGGCGCGGCGGTGGCGGCCGGCGACGGAGTCGCGCTCTCGGACGAGCCCGCCGTGCGCATCGCGGCGGTGGACGACGCCGAGGTGCTGCTGCTCGACCTCGCCTGA
- a CDS encoding aldehyde dehydrogenase: MASLTHENAKRIAAGLRLPHLAFVDGAPCPAASGDVFQTLNPATGEVLAEVAHCGADDVDRAVRAARRAFDEGVWSRTAPEERKRVLLRLADLVRENAEELAVLESLDSGKTITDCLHEIGNEVPTFFQWYAELADKAFGRVAPTGEHALALIVKEPAGVVGLVLPWNFPLLMAAWKLAPALAAGCSAIVKPAEQTPLTALRLAELAAVAGVPAGVLNVLPGHGETTGQAIGRHRDVDVVSFTGSTEVGGYFLRYAGESNLKVVGLEMGGKSPFIVLDDAPLDDHLIENAAMSAFWNAGQNCSANMRQLVDRRVADEYAERVTARARAFVLGDPLDPATQIGAMVTREHQERVMGYIEAGRREGARLLAGGASEREPGCFVQPTVFAGLEPRMTIAREEIFGPVLGILPVDGLEQALAVARDSDYGLHATVFTNDIDRALHLARRLPCGTISINAFSEGDVKTPFGGFKRSGSLARDNGAEALDQYLQTKTIWIATRPPGRGA; encoded by the coding sequence ATGGCTTCCCTCACGCACGAGAACGCGAAGCGCATCGCCGCCGGCCTCCGGCTCCCGCACCTGGCCTTCGTCGACGGCGCGCCCTGCCCGGCCGCCTCGGGCGACGTCTTCCAGACGCTGAACCCCGCGACGGGCGAGGTGCTCGCCGAGGTCGCGCACTGCGGCGCCGACGACGTCGACCGCGCCGTCCGAGCGGCGCGGCGCGCGTTCGACGAGGGCGTCTGGTCGCGCACCGCGCCCGAGGAGCGCAAGCGCGTGCTGCTGCGGCTCGCCGACCTCGTGCGCGAGAACGCCGAGGAGCTCGCCGTCCTCGAGAGCCTCGACAGCGGCAAGACGATCACCGACTGCCTGCACGAGATCGGCAACGAGGTGCCGACGTTCTTCCAGTGGTACGCCGAGCTCGCGGACAAGGCGTTCGGCCGCGTGGCGCCGACGGGCGAGCACGCGCTCGCGCTGATCGTGAAGGAGCCGGCCGGCGTCGTCGGGCTCGTGCTGCCGTGGAACTTCCCGCTGCTGATGGCGGCCTGGAAGCTCGCCCCCGCGCTCGCCGCGGGCTGCTCGGCGATCGTGAAGCCCGCCGAGCAGACGCCGCTCACGGCGCTCCGCCTCGCCGAGCTCGCGGCCGTGGCCGGCGTGCCGGCCGGCGTGCTGAACGTGCTCCCCGGGCACGGAGAGACCACGGGGCAGGCGATCGGCCGCCACCGCGACGTCGACGTCGTCTCGTTCACCGGCTCGACCGAGGTCGGCGGCTACTTCCTTCGTTATGCGGGCGAGAGCAATCTCAAGGTCGTCGGCCTCGAGATGGGCGGCAAGAGCCCGTTCATCGTGCTCGACGACGCGCCGCTCGACGACCACCTGATCGAGAACGCCGCGATGTCGGCATTCTGGAACGCCGGCCAGAACTGCTCGGCGAACATGCGCCAGCTCGTCGACCGCCGCGTCGCCGACGAGTACGCCGAGCGCGTGACGGCGCGCGCGCGCGCCTTCGTGCTCGGCGACCCGCTCGACCCCGCGACCCAGATCGGCGCGATGGTGACGCGCGAGCACCAGGAGCGCGTGATGGGATACATCGAAGCCGGCCGCCGCGAGGGCGCGCGCCTGCTCGCCGGCGGCGCGAGCGAGCGCGAGCCCGGCTGCTTCGTGCAGCCGACCGTCTTCGCCGGCCTCGAGCCGCGCATGACCATCGCGCGCGAGGAGATCTTCGGGCCCGTGCTCGGCATCCTGCCGGTCGACGGCCTCGAGCAGGCGCTCGCCGTTGCGCGCGACAGCGACTACGGCCTCCACGCCACCGTGTTCACGAACGACATCGACCGCGCCCTCCACCTCGCGCGGCGCCTCCCGTGCGGGACGATCTCGATCAACGCCTTCTCGGAGGGCGACGTGAAGACGCCCTTCGGCGGGTTCAAGCGCTCGGGCTCCCTCGCCCGCGACAACGGCGCCGAGGCCCTCGACCAGTACCTCCAGACCAAGACGATCTGGATCGCCACCCGCCCGCCCGGGCGGGGGGCCTGA